The nucleotide sequence AATACCACGCACCTGCACTTTGCCAAACTCTCTAGAATTCTAGCTTCTTTAAAAACGATACCTTTTTTCAGTCCGACACCCAAACCAACCAAAGTAGCAACAGGAGTAGCAAGACTAAGAGCGCACGGACAAGCTATTATGATGACGCTAACAGCGATAACAATTGCATTTGGCATACTTCCAAAATAAATATACCAAAATAAAAAAGTAGCAAATCCAAGCGCCAATATCGCAAATGAAAATCTAGCCGAAATTTGATTTGCCAACTCTTCTATGCGCGGTTTTTTGAAACTAGCTTTTTCAAGCAGAGCTATTATCTTGCTTAGAACCGAACTTTCAAAACTTTTAGACGCTCTATACTCAACACTTCCATCTACGCATATGACGCCACTTGTTATATTATCTCTAGCTTTTAGCAGTATAGGCACACTCTCACCGCTAAGACTAGAATAATCAAAACTCCCAACTCCGCTTAAGATCTCGCCGTCTATCTGAACCCTTTCACCAAGACGAACCATTATGATATCGCCCTCTTTTACCTCATTTACATCTTTTAGCTCAAAATCATCACCGTTTTTTACATAAATTTCAGAAACAAGCATAGAACTTAAGCTATCTAAATTATCAATTGAACGCTTTTTACTGATAATTTCTAAAAATTTTCCTATAAAAACAAAAGTTATTATCATAGCTACTGAGTCAAAATATACTTCGCCTTGCCTAAAAAGCATAGCATAAACAGAGTAAAAATACGCTATAGATGCACCCGCTGCAACACTTAGATCCATAGAGGCACTTTTGTTTTTTAAACTTATCCACGCCGAACGGTAAAACTCGCTTCCAGTATAAAACAGAACAGGACTTGCTAAAACAAACTCAGCAAAATGCAAAATATCTTTTACATCTTGACTCATTCCACTAAAATACCCACCGTACAAAGCGATAGCAACCCACATTATATTCATCGTACAAAACAGACCAACAAGCATTTTCGCGTAAAATTCTCTACGCTTTGTGTTAGCTCTTAACTCAGCTTTATTTGGATCGTATGGGATCGGATTATATCCTATGGCTCTTATTTTATTTAGAATTTCAGTGAGTTTTACTGTATTATCGTCCCATTTTATATGGGCTTTGTTTGTTGCTGAGTTCAACTCTGCTTCTATAATGCCGTCTGTATGAGCTAAGACTTTTTCATTTAGCCAGATACAAGCTGAGCAGTGAATTCCTTCTATGATAAGATAAATTTCACAAAATCCACTCTCTTTTTTAACATAATTTTTATAAAAACTTTTGCAAGGTTCATCGCTTAAAGTCTGATTTGAAGCTTTTATATGTTTTTCTTTGCCAAGTCTCTCATAAAACTCGCCAAGACCGTTTGAGTTTAAAAACGAATATACATTTTTGCAACCATTGCAGCAAAACTCGCGTCCATCATTATCTTTTATCGCTCCGCTATCATCGAACTCACCTTTACAGTGCAAACAGATAAAATTACCCATAAAAATCCATATTTTAAATTTGTTTGATTATATAAAAATATTGCTTAATATATATAATTTGTTCTATTTTTGTCACAAATAAATTTAAAAAAGAAAGTTTTTAAGGCTAAAAATCGGTATAAAAATAATGCATAAATTTATACAAATCTAAATATTTTTCATCGCTCTATCTTTTTGCGTCTTTTAAAAAACAACTAAAATATAAATTTATATGTAATAAAGTTTAAATTTGCTTTAATTACGTATTATAAATAGCAAAAAAAAGGAGAGTTTGTGAGAAAGATCATTTTTAGTTTGGTCGCTTTAGCCATAGTGGCTATGGCTGGTGACAATATAGAGGGGATTAAGGCTGCTGAAAATGGAAACTACACAAAGGCAGCAAAGCTATGGCAAAAGTCTTGTGACTCTGGAGATGCTGCTGGTTGCGCTGGTCTTGGACTTTTATATGCAAACGGTCAAGGTGTGAAACAAAACTACTTTAAAGCTAAAGAGCTTTATCAAAAAGCTTGTGAGGGCGGAGATGCTCTTGGTTGCACTAATCTTGGAGTTTTATATGCAGACGGTCAAGGTGTGAAACAAAACTACTTTAAAGCTAAAGAGTACTTTGGTAAGGCTTGTGACTCTGGAGTTGCTATTGGTTGCACTAATCTTGGATCTTTATATGCAAACGGTCAAGGTGTGAAACAAGACTACTTTAAAGCTAAAGAATTGTGGCAAAAAGCTTGTGACTCTGGAGTTGCTATTGGTTGCACTAATCTTGGATCTTTATATGCAAACGGTCAAGGTGTGAAACAAAATAGATCAAAAGCCAAAGAGCTATACGGTAAGGCTTGTGATATGGGATCGCAACTTGGCTGTGAAAATTACGCTGATTTAAATTCCAAAGGCTACTAGGTAAAAGCGAAGCGGTATATGATACCGCTTTTATAATGATATAAATTTATCTTTTAGAGTGTTTATAAGTTGTAAAAACTAGACTTGTAAGCACTAGTATAGAAGTGCTTACTATAAAAGTCGGCTTATAGCCAAAACTTTTTCTTTGAATTTTGGAGAGAATTTATATCCTTGCGCCGCAAGCCATTTTAATAAAAAATATTTTACAAGAATAATACTCAATCTATATATGCTTGTAAAATTTAAATTGTATTGATGATCTTGACAAGTTTATAATTTTTGTATAAAATCCCAATATTAAAACTACATAATTACTATTCATTGTGACTGCATATTATCACAAATTTAAAGAGGTTTAATGGAAAATAAAGACAATGCCCAATCCCACCAAAGTTCTTCAGGTGCAAAAAAACAGCACACTCGGACGCATATTCCAGTTGATGGATATAAAATCGAAGAATTAAGACAACTCGATCTTGATAGCTTAGTAGCCATAGCAAACGAAGTCGGAGTTGAAAATCCACGAGAATTCAGACGCCAAGAGCTTGTTTTTGAAATTTTAAAAGCTCAAACAAAGCAAGGCGGTTTTATATTATTTACAGGAATTTTAGAAATAGTAGGTGATGGATACGGCTTTTTAAGAGCTACTGATGCAAATTTAAGCGATTCGGCAAATGATACCTATGTAAGTCAAAGTCAAATTAAAAAATTCGCTCTTCGTGTCGGTGATATCATCACTGGACAAGTAAGAGAGCCAAGAGAGCAAGAGAAATACTACGCTTTACTAAAAATAGAAGCTATAAATTACAAATCCATAGCAGAAGCAAAAGAAAGACCGCTTTTTGACAACCTAACTCCGCTTTTTCCAAATGAAAAAATAAAACTCGAATATGACCCGATGAAACTAACAGGGCGTGTTTTGGATCTATTTACTCCTATTGGAAAAGGTCAAAGAGGTCTTATAGTGGCTCCTCCAAGAACAGGTAAAACAGAGCTTATGAAAGAGCTTGCTCACGGTATAACAAAAAATCACCCAGAGATGGAACTCATAGTTCTTCTTATAGATGAGCGTCCTGAAGAGGTTACAGATATGCAACGCTCAGTAAAAGGAGAGGTTTTTAGCTCTACTTTTGATCTTCCTGCGATAAATCACGTAAGAGTTGCTGAGCTAGTCATAGAAAAAGCGAAACGTTCAGTAGAAATGGGAAAAGACGTTGTTATACTTCTTGATAGCATAACTCGCCTTGCACGTGCTTATAACACAGTCACTCCTAGCAGCGGAAAAGTACTAAGCGGAGGAGTAGATGCAAACGCACTACATAAACCAAAAAGATTTTTTGGAGCAGCAAGAAATATAGAAAACGGTGGAAGCCTAACCATAGTCGCAACAGCTCTGATAGATACTGGATCACGTATGGATGATGTGATATTTGAAGAGTTTAAGGGTACTGGAAATAGCGAGATCGTACTTGATAGAACTATCAGTGATAGAAGAATTTATCCAGCTGTAAATATACTGAAATCTGGAACAAGAAAAGATGAACTTCTTCAAGGACCAGATGATCTTGGTAAAATATGGGCGATAAGGAATATTATAGCAACGATGGACGATATCGAAGCGCTTAAATTTTTATATTCAAAAATGTTAAAAACGAAAGATAATAAAGAACTTCTTGGCATAATGAACGAATAGGATCAAATTTGAAAGCTTTAGCACTAAAATATCGTCCAAAAAGCTTTGATGAGCTTATCGGTCAAGATATAGTAGCAAATAGTCTATCTCACGCCTTAAACTCAGGAAGAATAGGACACGCGTATCTATTTTCCGGACTTAGAGGTAGCGGAAAGACAAGTAGCGCTAGAATATTTGCTAAAGCTCTACTTTGCGAACAAGGTATCGGATCTCATCCATGTGAAGTATGCTCAAACTGCATAATGGCAAATGAAGGGCGACATTTAGATATCATCGAAATGGACGCCGCAAGCCATAGAAAAATAGACGATATAAGAGAACTCATAGAACATACGAAATACTCTCCATCAAGCGCTAGATTTAAAATTTTTATCATTGATGAAGTTCATATGCTAACTCGCGAAGCGTTTAATGCTCTACTAAAAACGCTTGAAGAACCGCCTGAATACGTAAAGTTTATCTTGGCTACGACAGATCCATTAAAACTTCCTGCCACCATACTATCGCGCACTCAGCATTTTAGATTTAAACCGATATCAAAGAATGATATTTTAAAACATCTTGAGTTCATCATGAACAAAGAGGGTATAAAATTTGAGCCAAAAGCACTTGAAATTCTTTCAAGAAGCGGATCTGGAAGCTTGCGAGATACCCTTACTTTGCTTGATCAAGCCATAATATTTTCTCACGAATTCGTAACTCAAAAATCCGTAGCCGATATGCTAGGTCTGCTTGATCCTTCAAAGATAGAAGAAATTTTATCGGTAGTAGCTTCAAGAGATAGAAATGCTCTTTTAAATTTATTAAAAGATTTAAGCGGAAGTGACGCTGAACTTATAATAGACGAACTTATTATAAATTTAAAAGATAAATTTATAAATCAAAACTCAGAATTTTCAATTCTTATTTTTGAGAGATTTTTTAGAATTTTATCTGAAGCAAAAAGTATGCTAGGATCTGGAAGCGACTCAGAATTTACGCTATACATAGCACTTTTTATGATGCTTGAAGCGTTTAATTTAACAGATATAAATGATGCCATAAGTGAGATACAATTACCTCAAAACAAACCAGTCATCATCGCAAATCCTGCCGTATCCATAGAGCAAGTACCAAAGCCAAAAAACCCGTACGAGCTATTTTTAAGTAAAATTTATGATAGGGATTATGAATTAGGAAAATGTTTTGATGAATGCATAGAGTTTTTGGAATTTAACGATAATAAGCTTATTTTAAGCTCAAGTGCGAGCGGAGAAAAAGCGATGATGTTAAGAAACTCATCAAGCGTAATAAAAGAAATTTTAAAAATTTGCTTTAACCCTGATACAAAAATTCAGATACAAAAATCTGAAAAAACAGATCAAGAAAGAGATGAAAAAAGCATAAATGATGCCATAAAAAAGCTTGGAAATTTAGTTCAAAACTTCCAAAATAATGAACCCAAAAATGAAAATAATATCGTAAATACCACTCAAAATAGCACTTTTCATCTTAATGAAAATTTAAATCAAGTTATAGATACGGATGAAAACATAAACTACGATGATAATATGATAAATAGTAAAAATAACCACAACGACGAAATATCTAAATTTAAAAATGATACCAACGATCAAAGTAGCTCATACGATAAACAAAACAGTTTCTTTAAAAGCATAACAGATCAAATCCAAAACGCAAATCAAAATTCTACAAATATCAATATGCAAAACAACCAAGAATTAAGCTTTAAATCAAATATCAAAGAGCTAAAAAGACTATTTGGCGAACCTGAAATTTTGAAAGATGACTGCTAATTATTTTTGTTTGGATATTTAGATTCAATTTTTCTATTTATCAATACCACTACAAAAATGAAAATTATAAAAGATAAAATTATAAAGAAATTTCTTGCAACTATGTCTATAAAGTGGTATGATAAACATTTCATATATCCATAGCTAAACATACCACCCTCTTCTTTTGCGATCTTTTTTAAATCATTAGCATCAACTGCTTCAGCATAATTTAGTTTATATTTCTTTTCTTTAAAATAATTATGCAATGTATCAGACCACATAAAAACATATATACAAAAACTATAATATCCATCCAAAAATGCACCAGTTGTTGTATAATCATAAGCTGGTGTTGACGGATCTACAGCAAATATAGCATCTGCAAATGCCCTGCTAGACCTGCGGAATCTTTCTATGTTATACTCTCTAATAGCATCTTCTTTTAGTTTTGCTCGTTTTTTTTCTAACTTATTAATTTCATTTTGCAATTCCAATTTATTTAATCTTAGCTCATCAAGTGCAATAGACTTCGGATTAGTCTTATTCATTTTTTTATTTATTATTGATAGTTTTAAATTTAAAATATCACTATGAGGCTTAAATTCATTATCTACATAATTTTCTATTTTAAATCTAGCAACTTCATGATCATCTTTATAAAGAGATTCATTGTTTTTGGCAAATTCCAAAACCTTGCTTTCAATCTCATTATAAATATCTGCGAAAGCAAAAGAAATCACGCTAAGCAGACAAAATATTATTTTCTTCATCTATTTTCCTTTACTGTATCTATAAAACTAGAAATTAAGCTCATATTGTCAATTGATTTTTTAAGCCATTCTATACCATATTTTTCTAAAATCGGATTATTTCCAACTATTAAGTTTTCATCTATTTTCTCTAGCTCACTAGCAAACTCGGCAAAAATTTCCAAAGTTGCTTTATACTCAATACTATTATCAATACTATGCAAATCGTGAAATAAATTTTGGTCGCTATAATCTAAATTATATGGATTATAACCCATAAAATCTTTTAATTCATCAATATAAAGTCTGCAGAGCTTCTTGCACAGATGTAATGTAATATCCAAATAGTTTTCTATGTTGCCTTTTTGAAGAGTTTGTATAGCTATCTGCAATTGTTCTGATAGCGTAAAATAACTACTATTTTCCATTTATTTCCTTTATATTATCTCTATAGAAATGATTTCTATAACAGATTGTGAATATATTGTATAAAAATTAAACTTATAGAAAACTTTTCTATAGGAATAATAATGTTAAATTTACCAGAAGTAACAACTGAACAAGAAAATGAGGAATTTTTTAATTTAGTAGCTAACAATATTAAAAAAATAAGACAAGCCCGCGGCTTAAGCCAACTTGAGACAGCTCTTAGTATAGGTCAAGCATCTAGTGGATTTTATGCGAATATGGAAAATAACGCTCACGCAAAGCATTTTAATCTACTTCATCTTTTTAAACTTTCCAAATTATTTGATTGCGATATATGTGAATTTTTTAAAGAAGAAGATAACCGAATTTAAATAAATTCGGTTATAAATAAATTTAAATTTACTCTTTAAACTCATCCCATGCAAGGACAGTAGAGCCGTTTTCACCTACTACTGCGTCGCCCATTCCCATTATATTATACCCTGCATCAACGTAATGAATTTCACCCGTAACACCACTAGCAAGGTCGCTTAAAAGATACATTCCGCTTTTACCAACGTCATCTATACTAACGTTTCTTTTTAGTGGAGCGTTACATTCATTCCATTTTAGTATCATCTTAAAATCACCTATTCCACTAGCCGCTAGTGTTTTTATAGGACCTGCTGATATAGCATTTACTCTTATATTTTTCTTTCCAAGGTCACGCGCAAGGTATCTTACGCTACTCTCAAGAGCCGCTTTTGCTACACCCATTACGTTATAATGCGGTACGAACTTAGCTCCGCCAAGATAACTTAAAGTAAGCACCGAGCCACCCTCTTTTAGCACAGGCAAGACAGCTTTAGTAAGGCTTATAAGCGAATACACGCTAGTACCCATAGCCACGTCAAAGGCTTCTTTTGTAGTATCTATAAACTCACCTTCTAACGCCTCTTTAGGAGCGTAAGCAACAGCATGAACGATAAAATCTATATCCCCAAAATCAGCTTTTATCTTACTTGCCAATGAGTCTAAATGCTCTTTGTTATTCACATCAAGCTCATATATAAGAGAGCTTCCAAGCTCAGCTGCGATAGGCTCAACACGCTTTTTGATAGCGTCGCTTACGAAAGTAAAAGCCAGAGATGCTCCTTGCTCTTTACACGCTTTTGCGATACCATAAGCTATGCTCATTTTATTTGCTACGCCGACTATAAGTCCTTTTTTACCGTTCATTATCACTATTTTTTCCTTTTTTTTGTTTAAGCTTTTATCAAATTTATAAAGTTTTTTACGTCCCAGCTCGCAGTTCCTACCAAAACTCCGTTGCAGTTTTTTATAGTTTTTATATCACATATATTTTTCTCATTTACGCTTCCGCCATAAAGCAAAGGTGCGGTTGTTTTTGTAGATATAAAATCCAAAATATCTGTTATAACGACCGAATTTGCGCTTTTTCCAGTACCGATAGCCCAGATAGGCTCGTAAGCTATAACCAAATTTTCATATTCTAAGTCGATATTTTCAAGTTGATCTGTTAAAAACTCTTTTGTGCTTCCG is from Campylobacter fetus subsp. testudinum 03-427 and encodes:
- the ccoI gene encoding cytochrome oxidase maturation protein, cbb3-type (Pfam matches to PF00122.16 E1-E2_ATPase, and to PF00702.22 Hydrolase, and to PF12156.4 ATPase-cat_bd, and to PF00403.22 HMA), with product MGNFICLHCKGEFDDSGAIKDNDGREFCCNGCKNVYSFLNSNGLGEFYERLGKEKHIKASNQTLSDEPCKSFYKNYVKKESGFCEIYLIIEGIHCSACIWLNEKVLAHTDGIIEAELNSATNKAHIKWDDNTVKLTEILNKIRAIGYNPIPYDPNKAELRANTKRREFYAKMLVGLFCTMNIMWVAIALYGGYFSGMSQDVKDILHFAEFVLASPVLFYTGSEFYRSAWISLKNKSASMDLSVAAGASIAYFYSVYAMLFRQGEVYFDSVAMIITFVFIGKFLEIISKKRSIDNLDSLSSMLVSEIYVKNGDDFELKDVNEVKEGDIIMVRLGERVQIDGEILSGVGSFDYSSLSGESVPILLKARDNITSGVICVDGSVEYRASKSFESSVLSKIIALLEKASFKKPRIEELANQISARFSFAILALGFATFLFWYIYFGSMPNAIVIAVSVIIIACPCALSLATPVATLVGLGVGLKKGIVFKEARILESLAKCRCVVFDKTGTLSKAKLNLIKATKFTEFDQNLLYSLLNVSTHPVSVALKNSLDGSIYQLSDVENILARGVKAKFKNISLAGGSSEFMRELGFGEFESESLSYYFAVDGKVVAAFELADELRDDAKSVVNDLINSGYKVVMLTGDKKSVASKVANELGISEFYAETTPIEKSRIIKELNNNMQVVMVGDGINDAVALSSAKVGICLGSGAQISVEKSDVVLLNDSLKSLKEALDISKFTFKTVKQNLGFSLFYNAITVPLAMAGFIIPLFAALSMSLSSIIVVLNSAKIRIKFKG
- a CDS encoding Sel1 domain repeat-containing protein (Pfam matches to PF08238.8 Sel1, and to PF08238.8 Sel1, and to PF08238.8 Sel1, and to PF08238.8 Sel1), with product MRKIIFSLVALAIVAMAGDNIEGIKAAENGNYTKAAKLWQKSCDSGDAAGCAGLGLLYANGQGVKQNYFKAKELYQKACEGGDALGCTNLGVLYADGQGVKQNYFKAKEYFGKACDSGVAIGCTNLGSLYANGQGVKQDYFKAKELWQKACDSGVAIGCTNLGSLYANGQGVKQNRSKAKELYGKACDMGSQLGCENYADLNSKGY
- the rho gene encoding transcription termination factor (Pfam matches to PF07497.8 Rho_RNA_bind, and to PF00006.21 ATP-synt_ab, and to PF07498.8 Rho_N) → MENKDNAQSHQSSSGAKKQHTRTHIPVDGYKIEELRQLDLDSLVAIANEVGVENPREFRRQELVFEILKAQTKQGGFILFTGILEIVGDGYGFLRATDANLSDSANDTYVSQSQIKKFALRVGDIITGQVREPREQEKYYALLKIEAINYKSIAEAKERPLFDNLTPLFPNEKIKLEYDPMKLTGRVLDLFTPIGKGQRGLIVAPPRTGKTELMKELAHGITKNHPEMELIVLLIDERPEEVTDMQRSVKGEVFSSTFDLPAINHVRVAELVIEKAKRSVEMGKDVVILLDSITRLARAYNTVTPSSGKVLSGGVDANALHKPKRFFGAARNIENGGSLTIVATALIDTGSRMDDVIFEEFKGTGNSEIVLDRTISDRRIYPAVNILKSGTRKDELLQGPDDLGKIWAIRNIIATMDDIEALKFLYSKMLKTKDNKELLGIMNE
- the dnaX gene encoding DNA polymerase III, gamma and tau subunits (Pfam match to PF13177.2 DNA_pol3_delta2); translation: MKALALKYRPKSFDELIGQDIVANSLSHALNSGRIGHAYLFSGLRGSGKTSSARIFAKALLCEQGIGSHPCEVCSNCIMANEGRHLDIIEMDAASHRKIDDIRELIEHTKYSPSSARFKIFIIDEVHMLTREAFNALLKTLEEPPEYVKFILATTDPLKLPATILSRTQHFRFKPISKNDILKHLEFIMNKEGIKFEPKALEILSRSGSGSLRDTLTLLDQAIIFSHEFVTQKSVADMLGLLDPSKIEEILSVVASRDRNALLNLLKDLSGSDAELIIDELIINLKDKFINQNSEFSILIFERFFRILSEAKSMLGSGSDSEFTLYIALFMMLEAFNLTDINDAISEIQLPQNKPVIIANPAVSIEQVPKPKNPYELFLSKIYDRDYELGKCFDECIEFLEFNDNKLILSSSASGEKAMMLRNSSSVIKEILKICFNPDTKIQIQKSEKTDQERDEKSINDAIKKLGNLVQNFQNNEPKNENNIVNTTQNSTFHLNENLNQVIDTDENINYDDNMINSKNNHNDEISKFKNDTNDQSSSYDKQNSFFKSITDQIQNANQNSTNINMQNNQELSFKSNIKELKRLFGEPEILKDDC
- a CDS encoding putative membrane protein: MKKIIFCLLSVISFAFADIYNEIESKVLEFAKNNESLYKDDHEVARFKIENYVDNEFKPHSDILNLKLSIINKKMNKTNPKSIALDELRLNKLELQNEINKLEKKRAKLKEDAIREYNIERFRRSSRAFADAIFAVDPSTPAYDYTTTGAFLDGYYSFCIYVFMWSDTLHNYFKEKKYKLNYAEAVDANDLKKIAKEEGGMFSYGYMKCLSYHFIDIVARNFFIILSFIIFIFVVVLINRKIESKYPNKNN
- a CDS encoding transcriptional regulator, XRE family (Pfam match to PF01381.18 HTH_3) encodes the protein MLNLPEVTTEQENEEFFNLVANNIKKIRQARGLSQLETALSIGQASSGFYANMENNAHAKHFNLLHLFKLSKLFDCDICEFFKEEDNRI
- the fabI gene encoding enoyl-[acp] reductase (Pfam match to PF13561.2 adh_short_C2), encoding MIMNGKKGLIVGVANKMSIAYGIAKACKEQGASLAFTFVSDAIKKRVEPIAAELGSSLIYELDVNNKEHLDSLASKIKADFGDIDFIVHAVAYAPKEALEGEFIDTTKEAFDVAMGTSVYSLISLTKAVLPVLKEGGSVLTLSYLGGAKFVPHYNVMGVAKAALESSVRYLARDLGKKNIRVNAISAGPIKTLAASGIGDFKMILKWNECNAPLKRNVSIDDVGKSGMYLLSDLASGVTGEIHYVDAGYNIMGMGDAVVGENGSTVLAWDEFKE